A single region of the Candidatus Methanoperedens sp. genome encodes:
- a CDS encoding ABC transporter permease: MLSDHKLALFLAQKSITKGNKGTLVLTIFIMALVFVNSVFVSSLFLGLTNTINDQIINTMYGTVVIEPKKDEKYIDGVYSLKQKISSVPGVKGVSAQYVTGAVLSYKDKSGAWNVHSINPDDEVTVTTIHNFMIDGEYLSKQDENEIILGKEIAGGYGNEEDRSLGGVKVGDTIDAFFNNGVKRSYRVKGIFGVNFRGSDTTAYVSQKEMESITGMEDKASQILVRTEDIGNEDSYIKQLLGFGISETIKPWQDYASMVRDITESFDVIAMLISGIGLFVAGVTIFIIIYMNTISKKRQIGISRAVGIKESVIINTYFFQAMFIVICGIVAGLLIMFFIIAPWFVTHPLDFSIGKISLLILPERVAVSAISLVIAALAAGLVPSMMAVRETIVEAMWGN; encoded by the coding sequence ATGTTAAGTGATCATAAACTGGCTCTGTTCCTGGCACAGAAATCAATAACAAAGGGAAACAAGGGCACACTTGTCCTGACCATATTCATTATGGCTCTTGTATTTGTAAATTCGGTTTTTGTCTCATCCCTTTTCCTCGGGCTTACAAACACTATCAACGACCAGATCATAAATACGATGTATGGTACGGTTGTTATTGAACCTAAAAAAGATGAAAAATACATCGATGGCGTTTATTCCCTGAAGCAAAAGATTAGCAGCGTGCCCGGTGTAAAGGGCGTATCTGCACAGTACGTAACTGGCGCCGTGCTCTCTTACAAGGATAAAAGCGGGGCATGGAACGTACACTCGATCAATCCAGATGATGAAGTTACGGTTACAACAATCCATAATTTCATGATTGACGGCGAATATCTTAGCAAACAGGACGAAAACGAAATCATACTCGGTAAAGAGATCGCAGGCGGGTATGGCAATGAGGAGGATCGTTCGCTCGGTGGGGTCAAAGTCGGGGATACAATCGACGCGTTTTTCAATAATGGCGTTAAGCGCAGCTACAGGGTAAAAGGCATTTTTGGCGTCAACTTCAGGGGGTCGGACACTACTGCATATGTCAGCCAGAAAGAGATGGAATCCATAACAGGTATGGAAGATAAGGCATCGCAAATACTGGTAAGGACCGAAGACATCGGAAATGAAGACAGCTACATAAAACAGCTCCTTGGGTTCGGGATAAGTGAAACAATTAAGCCATGGCAGGATTATGCATCCATGGTAAGGGACATAACAGAAAGTTTTGATGTAATCGCCATGCTTATCTCAGGCATAGGGCTGTTTGTTGCAGGCGTGACCATATTCATAATCATTTATATGAACACCATCAGCAAGAAGAGGCAGATAGGCATATCGCGAGCTGTCGGAATAAAAGAATCAGTCATCATAAATACGTATTTTTTCCAGGCGATGTTCATTGTAATATGCGGGATTGTTGCAGGATTGCTCATAATGTTCTTTATCATCGCACCGTGGTTCGTTACTCACCCGCTGGATTTCTCCATCGGGAAAATCTCATTACTGATACTTCCTGAAAGGGTGGCTGTTAGCGCGATAAGCCTGGTAATTGCGGCGCTTGCAGCCGGGCTTGTGCCATCGATGATGGCAGTGCGCGAAACGATAGTAGAAGCGATGTG